One genomic region from Vannielia litorea encodes:
- a CDS encoding adenosylcobalamin-dependent ribonucleoside-diphosphate reductase, with the protein MTAFTAPIAESIWDMKYRFKQADGTPIDETVEDSWRRVARALAEGEADAPAREEEFYQALSDFKYLPAGRILAGAGTARAVTLFNCFVMGTVPDSMGGIFDMLKEAALTMQQGGGIGYDFSTIRPKGAAVSGVAADASGPLSFMDVWDAMCRTIMSAGSRRGAMMATMRCDHPDIEAFIAAKSDPARLRMFNLSVLVTDAFMEAVKADAPWELTFGGKVFHTVQARDLWNRIMRSTYDYAEPGVIFIDRINAMNNLNYVEQIAATNPCGEQPLPPYGACLLGSINLAKLVTDPFEDAAQIDIDALTKLTTTAIRMMDNVVDASRFPLPAQQAEAQAKRRIGLGVTGLADALLMTGLRYGSDEAAAQTEAWLKAIARASYLASVELAKEKGPFPLFDAEPYLASGTMQQMDDDVREAIRTHGIRNALVTSIAPTGTISLYAGNVSSGIEPVFAYAYTRKVLQPDGSRTEEEVVDYAVQMWRDLKGDAPLPDHFTNAQTLPPSEHVKMQAAAQKWIDSSISKTINCPEDISFEAFKEVYAQAYETGCKGCTTYRPNDVTGSVLSVSEKAEEAPAPDEDGDVIYISEPLDRPQALEGATYKLKWPDSEHAIYITINDVVVGNQRRPFEVFINSKNMEHFAWTVALTRMISAVFRRGGDVSFVVEELKAVFDPRGGAWMQGKYVPSILAAIGGVIERHLIAIGFIAGEGMGLKSDPQAQVVSIGTPRGKSCPSCGQFTMQMVEGCMTCTSCGHSKCG; encoded by the coding sequence ATGACCGCCTTCACCGCCCCGATCGCCGAGTCCATCTGGGATATGAAATACCGGTTCAAACAGGCCGATGGCACGCCGATCGATGAAACGGTCGAAGACAGCTGGCGCCGTGTTGCCCGCGCGCTCGCCGAGGGCGAGGCCGATGCCCCGGCGCGTGAAGAGGAGTTCTACCAAGCCCTCTCCGATTTCAAATACCTCCCCGCTGGCCGCATCCTTGCCGGCGCTGGCACCGCCCGCGCGGTCACCCTCTTCAACTGCTTCGTCATGGGCACGGTTCCCGACTCGATGGGCGGCATCTTCGACATGCTGAAGGAGGCCGCGCTGACCATGCAGCAGGGCGGCGGCATCGGCTACGATTTCTCCACCATCCGCCCCAAGGGCGCCGCCGTCTCGGGCGTCGCCGCCGATGCCTCCGGGCCGCTCTCCTTCATGGACGTGTGGGATGCCATGTGCCGCACCATCATGTCCGCCGGCAGCCGCCGCGGCGCGATGATGGCTACCATGCGCTGCGACCATCCCGACATCGAGGCCTTCATCGCCGCCAAGTCCGACCCGGCCCGCCTGCGCATGTTCAACCTCTCGGTGCTGGTGACCGACGCCTTCATGGAGGCCGTGAAGGCCGATGCCCCGTGGGAGCTGACCTTCGGCGGCAAGGTCTTCCACACCGTTCAGGCCCGCGACCTGTGGAACCGCATCATGCGGTCCACCTACGACTACGCCGAACCGGGGGTCATCTTCATCGACCGCATCAACGCGATGAACAACCTGAACTACGTCGAGCAGATCGCGGCCACCAACCCCTGCGGCGAGCAGCCCCTGCCGCCCTATGGCGCCTGCCTGCTCGGCTCGATCAACCTCGCCAAGCTGGTCACCGATCCCTTCGAGGACGCGGCCCAGATCGACATCGACGCGCTCACCAAGCTCACTACTACCGCCATCCGGATGATGGACAACGTGGTCGATGCCTCCCGCTTCCCCCTGCCCGCCCAACAGGCCGAGGCACAGGCAAAGCGCCGCATCGGCCTCGGCGTCACCGGGCTGGCCGACGCGCTCCTGATGACCGGCCTCCGCTACGGCTCCGACGAGGCTGCCGCGCAAACCGAAGCCTGGCTCAAGGCCATCGCCCGCGCCAGCTACCTCGCCTCCGTGGAACTAGCCAAGGAGAAGGGCCCCTTTCCCCTGTTTGACGCCGAGCCCTACCTCGCCTCCGGCACCATGCAGCAGATGGACGATGACGTGCGCGAAGCGATCCGCACCCACGGTATCCGCAACGCCCTCGTCACCTCCATCGCACCCACCGGCACCATCTCGCTCTACGCCGGCAACGTCAGCAGCGGCATCGAGCCGGTGTTCGCCTATGCCTACACCCGCAAGGTGCTCCAGCCCGATGGCTCGCGCACCGAGGAGGAAGTGGTCGATTACGCCGTGCAGATGTGGCGCGATCTCAAAGGCGACGCCCCCCTGCCCGACCACTTCACCAACGCGCAAACCCTGCCGCCTTCCGAGCACGTGAAGATGCAGGCTGCCGCGCAAAAATGGATCGACAGCTCGATCTCCAAGACCATCAACTGCCCCGAAGACATCAGCTTCGAGGCCTTCAAGGAGGTCTACGCCCAAGCCTACGAGACCGGCTGCAAGGGCTGCACCACCTACCGCCCGAACGATGTGACCGGCTCGGTTCTCTCAGTGTCCGAAAAGGCCGAGGAAGCGCCGGCGCCCGATGAAGATGGCGACGTGATCTACATCTCCGAGCCGCTCGACCGCCCGCAGGCACTCGAAGGGGCGACCTACAAGCTCAAATGGCCCGACAGCGAGCATGCCATCTACATCACCATCAACGACGTGGTGGTGGGCAACCAGCGGCGGCCCTTCGAGGTGTTCATCAACTCCAAGAACATGGAGCACTTCGCCTGGACGGTCGCGCTGACCCGGATGATCTCTGCGGTGTTCCGGCGCGGCGGCGATGTCTCCTTCGTCGTCGAGGAGCTGAAGGCCGTGTTCGACCCGCGCGGTGGCGCGTGGATGCAGGGCAAATACGTGCCCTCGATCCTCGCGGCCATCGGCGGGGTGATCGAGCGCCATCTCATCGCCATCGGCTTCATCGCCGGTGAAGGCATGGGCCTCAAGTCCGACCCGCAGGCGCAGGTGGTCTCCATCGGCACCCCGCGCGGAAAATCCTGCCCCTCCTGCGGCCAGTTCACCATGCAGATGGTCGAGGGCTGTATGACCTGCACCTCCTGCGGCCACTCCAAGTGCGGCTGA
- a CDS encoding DUF1489 family protein, whose translation MGEQKKNTIHLVKLCVGVDSLEQLEAWRAQRRRETGVAETRHVTRMWPKQEEALLNGGSLYWVIKGVIQARQEVLRLDEVEGGDGIRRCGIVLAPELIRVAPAVRRPFQGWRYLKPEDAPPDLPSRRAGDPEMPPELVAKLAEIGIL comes from the coding sequence ATGGGCGAACAGAAAAAGAACACCATACATCTTGTGAAGCTTTGCGTCGGCGTGGACTCGCTGGAGCAGCTTGAGGCCTGGCGCGCGCAGCGCAGGCGCGAGACGGGCGTGGCCGAAACTCGCCATGTGACCCGGATGTGGCCCAAGCAGGAGGAGGCGCTGCTGAACGGCGGCTCGCTCTACTGGGTAATCAAAGGGGTGATTCAGGCGCGGCAAGAGGTGCTGCGGCTGGATGAGGTGGAGGGCGGCGACGGGATCAGGCGCTGCGGGATCGTGCTGGCGCCGGAGTTGATCCGCGTGGCCCCGGCGGTGCGGCGGCCGTTTCAGGGCTGGCGCTACCTGAAGCCCGAGGATGCGCCGCCCGACCTGCCTTCGCGGCGGGCGGGCGACCCGGAGATGCCGCCGGAGCTGGTGGCGAAGCTGGCGGAAATCGGGATTTTGTAG
- a CDS encoding ExeM/NucH family extracellular endonuclease produces the protein MPRDNGHSFHSNGHHKGRGHGHDDHRPQVIFQGSRRDDVIEANDSSNLIFGHGGDDIIFSGAGLDIINGGRGTDTSVYSGSVSDYDVSTLGWGWFKTTVVTGPEGVDVLTGVEALYFQADDYTLWIDGTNNAVLAGDDAAATDEDTPLTIDAATLLANDQEFDGDAITITSVDATSASGASISFDGTTITYDPAVFDALAEGETLEDTFTYTVDDGKGGTDTATVTITVTGVNDAPEVTATSVTIDENTTAVAAGVSATDAEGDALSYSLSGADAALFTIDAATGEIAFVAAPDFETPLDADGDNAYELTVEASDGTATGSADITVTVADVDETPSTAPRINEFHYDNAGADTGEFVELRVDTGTDVTDLRIALYNGNGGAVYGTFAAADGTMTTDGTYDYYVIPTSGLQNGNDGIALYDLSGVIEFISYEGGFTAVGGPADGMEADDIGVMEPGDTPIGFSLQREEDGTWSDPRVETPGAANVAPPPEIVITEIMQNPSAVSDSQGEYFEIYNAGSAPVELEGWLISDDGTDSHTITGSLVIEPGEYLVLGNNGDITTNGGVEVDYVFSGLFLGNGADEIILTMPDGTEIDRVEYDGGTLWPDPNGAAMELVDLALDNNDPANWTTAVQTYGDGDLGTPGAPNGSAPAAPPEIVISEIMQNPSAVSDGNGEYFEIYNAGTEPVELEGWVISDNGADSHTITGSLVVQPGEYLVLGINGDITTNGGIEVDYVYSGIALANGDDEIILTTADGTEVDRVEYDGGPAFPDPTGAAMELTDLAADNNDGANWTEATTPFGDGDLGSPGATNGTIVTAAPRINEFHYDNAGTDEGEFVEIRLAAGTDPADYVVHLVEGNDGGIDFSLALTDASVTVSSDGTYDYYVVTPNFLENGPDGVALEGPGGSLVDFVSYEGTITGTEGVVTGATSTDVGVAEGSGTPVGDSLQLNDAGDGWFAGVNTAGTANELTVTPTLYLISEVQGDSFASPLDGQQGVQVEAVVTYVTDDGFYLTEEFGDWDDNDATSEGIYVFTGGGYAVEVGDLVSVTGTVDEFFDLTELTDVSDVTVISTNNFRPVATVSIGPDTVNDWESYEGMYLSVGSATTDPLTITANFNFDRYGEISISAGTPIQPTQLYDAGSPEAQAAMEDNANNTLLLSDGISGQNPDEFIYMPNTGPGDVNGNGYLDAGDDMDNSISPRLGTEFTSDVNGVMTYEFGSYALVVDGQLALDESTANRPETPDDVGGSLQVASVNVLNYFTSFTGSAGPNGAGVRGANNQEELDRQTDGLTAEILGTGAEVVALQELENNGFGTGSAIVTLTDELDAASGGATNYVAVNPYDYITDPWGGAGYIGTDAITTGIIYDANAVTLVYAETLVFAEASNDVTNGIAEALGGYIGFDWDSFDRNRPSVAATFEDNATGEQFTMVSSHFKSKGDSDLQDIADAAESWLTNNPTDANYTAVEALLQDLYADPNFDQGDGQGFWNEVRTDAAIELADWIENDYNGTGTDTVIYLGDMNSYTEEDPVQYLDDDAGLTDLLATFVGQDEAYSYVFDGQQGVLDQALVDDEMLSFVTGITEWHINADEPDLFNYDTNFNNPAYDLSGPYAASDHDPVIVGLDFGDAIV, from the coding sequence ATGCCGCGCGATAACGGTCACTCTTTTCACTCCAACGGTCATCACAAGGGGCGCGGCCACGGCCACGACGATCACCGCCCACAAGTGATCTTCCAAGGCAGCCGCCGGGATGATGTGATCGAGGCCAATGATTCCAGCAACCTGATCTTCGGCCACGGCGGTGATGACATCATCTTCTCCGGCGCGGGGCTCGACATCATCAACGGCGGGCGCGGCACCGACACCTCTGTCTATTCCGGGTCGGTCTCCGACTACGATGTGTCCACCCTCGGCTGGGGCTGGTTCAAGACCACCGTGGTCACCGGCCCCGAAGGGGTCGACGTGCTCACGGGCGTCGAGGCGCTCTACTTCCAGGCCGATGACTATACCCTCTGGATCGACGGCACCAACAACGCGGTGCTCGCGGGCGACGATGCCGCCGCCACCGATGAAGACACCCCCCTGACGATCGACGCCGCCACTCTGCTGGCCAACGATCAGGAGTTCGATGGCGACGCGATCACCATCACCTCGGTCGATGCCACCTCTGCCTCCGGCGCCTCGATCAGCTTCGACGGCACCACAATCACCTACGATCCGGCCGTATTCGACGCGTTGGCCGAGGGCGAAACGCTGGAGGACACCTTCACCTACACCGTGGATGACGGAAAGGGCGGCACCGACACTGCCACCGTCACGATCACCGTCACCGGCGTGAATGACGCGCCCGAGGTGACGGCCACCAGCGTAACGATCGACGAGAACACCACCGCCGTTGCTGCCGGGGTCTCCGCGACCGATGCCGAGGGCGATGCGCTCAGCTACAGCCTCTCCGGCGCCGATGCCGCACTCTTCACCATCGACGCGGCAACCGGCGAAATCGCTTTCGTGGCCGCCCCAGACTTCGAGACGCCCCTCGATGCCGATGGCGACAACGCCTACGAGCTCACCGTCGAGGCCTCGGACGGCACTGCCACCGGCAGCGCCGACATCACCGTGACCGTCGCCGACGTGGATGAGACGCCCTCCACCGCGCCCCGTATCAACGAGTTCCACTATGACAACGCGGGCGCCGATACCGGCGAGTTCGTCGAGCTCCGCGTCGACACGGGCACCGACGTGACCGACCTACGCATCGCGCTCTACAACGGCAACGGCGGCGCGGTTTACGGCACCTTCGCCGCCGCAGACGGCACGATGACTACCGACGGCACCTATGACTACTACGTCATCCCCACCTCCGGCCTCCAGAACGGCAATGACGGCATCGCGCTCTACGATCTGAGCGGGGTGATCGAGTTCATCTCCTACGAGGGCGGTTTCACCGCCGTGGGCGGGCCGGCCGACGGGATGGAGGCAGACGACATCGGCGTGATGGAGCCCGGCGACACGCCCATCGGATTCTCGCTCCAGCGCGAGGAGGATGGCACTTGGTCCGATCCCCGCGTCGAAACTCCCGGCGCCGCCAATGTTGCGCCGCCGCCCGAGATCGTCATCACCGAGATCATGCAAAACCCCTCTGCCGTGAGCGACAGCCAGGGCGAGTATTTCGAGATCTACAACGCCGGCTCCGCGCCGGTGGAGCTCGAGGGCTGGCTCATCTCCGACGACGGCACCGACAGCCATACCATCACCGGCAGCCTCGTGATCGAGCCGGGCGAATATCTCGTGCTCGGCAACAACGGCGACATCACCACCAACGGCGGCGTCGAGGTGGACTACGTCTTCTCCGGCCTCTTCCTCGGCAATGGCGCAGACGAGATCATCCTCACCATGCCCGACGGCACCGAGATCGACCGCGTCGAGTATGACGGCGGCACGCTCTGGCCCGACCCGAACGGCGCGGCGATGGAGCTTGTCGACCTGGCGCTCGACAACAACGATCCCGCCAACTGGACAACCGCCGTGCAAACTTACGGCGACGGCGACCTCGGCACCCCTGGCGCGCCCAACGGCAGCGCCCCCGCCGCGCCGCCCGAGATCGTCATTTCCGAGATCATGCAGAACCCCTCCGCCGTTTCCGACGGCAATGGCGAGTATTTCGAGATCTACAACGCCGGCACCGAGCCGGTGGAGCTGGAAGGCTGGGTGATTTCCGACAACGGCGCCGACAGCCACACCATCACCGGCAGCCTCGTGGTCCAGCCCGGCGAATACCTCGTGCTCGGCATCAACGGCGACATCACCACCAACGGCGGGATCGAGGTGGATTATGTCTACTCCGGCATCGCCCTCGCCAACGGCGACGACGAGATCATCCTGACCACCGCGGATGGCACCGAGGTAGACCGCGTTGAGTATGACGGAGGCCCCGCCTTCCCCGATCCCACCGGCGCCGCGATGGAGCTGACCGACCTCGCCGCCGACAACAACGACGGCGCCAACTGGACAGAGGCCACCACGCCCTTTGGCGATGGCGACCTCGGCAGCCCCGGCGCGACCAACGGCACAATCGTCACCGCTGCGCCCCGGATCAACGAGTTCCACTACGACAACGCGGGCACCGACGAGGGCGAGTTCGTCGAGATCCGCCTCGCCGCGGGCACCGACCCGGCGGATTATGTGGTGCACCTTGTCGAAGGCAACGACGGCGGCATCGACTTTTCCCTTGCACTCACCGACGCGTCCGTCACCGTCAGCTCCGATGGCACCTACGACTATTACGTCGTCACGCCCAACTTCCTCGAGAATGGCCCCGATGGCGTGGCGCTCGAAGGCCCGGGCGGATCGCTGGTGGATTTCGTCTCCTACGAGGGCACGATCACCGGCACCGAGGGCGTGGTGACCGGCGCGACCTCCACCGATGTGGGTGTCGCCGAGGGCTCGGGCACCCCTGTGGGCGACTCGCTCCAGCTCAACGACGCGGGCGATGGCTGGTTTGCCGGCGTCAACACCGCAGGCACCGCCAATGAGTTGACCGTCACCCCCACGCTCTACCTCATCTCCGAGGTTCAGGGCGACAGCTTCGCCTCGCCGCTCGACGGCCAGCAGGGCGTGCAGGTCGAGGCCGTGGTCACCTATGTCACCGATGACGGCTTCTACCTCACCGAGGAGTTTGGCGACTGGGACGACAACGATGCCACCTCCGAGGGCATCTACGTCTTCACCGGCGGCGGCTACGCAGTGGAGGTGGGCGATCTGGTGTCTGTCACCGGCACCGTCGACGAGTTCTTCGATCTCACCGAGCTGACCGATGTCAGCGATGTCACCGTGATCTCCACCAACAACTTCCGGCCCGTCGCCACCGTCTCCATCGGCCCCGACACGGTGAACGACTGGGAGAGCTACGAGGGCATGTATCTGTCGGTCGGCTCCGCCACGACCGATCCGCTGACAATCACCGCCAACTTCAACTTCGACCGTTACGGCGAGATCTCGATCAGCGCGGGCACCCCGATCCAGCCGACCCAGCTCTACGATGCCGGATCGCCCGAAGCGCAAGCGGCGATGGAGGACAACGCCAACAACACCCTGCTGCTCTCCGACGGGATCAGCGGTCAGAACCCCGACGAGTTTATCTACATGCCCAACACCGGGCCGGGCGATGTGAACGGCAACGGCTACCTCGACGCGGGTGACGACATGGACAACTCCATCTCGCCGCGCCTCGGCACTGAGTTCACCTCCGACGTCAACGGTGTGATGACCTACGAGTTCGGATCCTATGCGCTGGTGGTCGACGGCCAGCTTGCGCTCGACGAAAGCACCGCCAACCGCCCCGAGACGCCCGATGACGTGGGCGGCTCGCTCCAGGTCGCCTCGGTGAACGTGTTGAACTACTTCACCAGCTTCACCGGCAGCGCCGGCCCCAACGGCGCGGGCGTGCGCGGCGCCAACAACCAAGAGGAGCTGGACCGGCAGACAGACGGGCTTACCGCCGAGATTCTCGGCACCGGCGCTGAGGTGGTGGCGCTGCAGGAACTCGAGAACAACGGCTTCGGCACGGGTTCCGCCATCGTCACCCTGACCGACGAGCTCGATGCGGCCTCGGGCGGGGCCACCAACTACGTCGCCGTGAATCCTTACGACTACATCACCGATCCGTGGGGCGGCGCCGGCTACATCGGCACCGACGCGATCACCACCGGCATCATCTACGATGCCAACGCGGTCACGCTGGTCTACGCCGAGACGCTGGTGTTCGCCGAGGCCTCTAACGACGTGACCAACGGCATCGCCGAAGCCCTCGGCGGCTACATCGGCTTCGACTGGGACAGCTTCGACCGCAACCGCCCCTCGGTGGCCGCGACCTTTGAAGACAACGCCACCGGCGAGCAGTTCACCATGGTCTCGTCGCACTTCAAGTCCAAGGGCGACAGCGACCTGCAGGACATCGCCGATGCCGCCGAAAGCTGGCTCACCAACAATCCGACCGATGCCAACTACACGGCCGTGGAGGCGCTGCTTCAGGATCTCTACGCAGATCCCAACTTCGACCAAGGCGATGGGCAGGGGTTCTGGAACGAGGTGCGCACCGATGCCGCCATCGAACTCGCCGACTGGATCGAGAATGATTACAACGGCACCGGCACCGATACCGTCATCTACCTCGGCGACATGAACAGCTACACCGAGGAAGACCCGGTGCAGTATCTCGACGACGACGCCGGGCTGACCGACCTGCTCGCCACCTTCGTGGGTCAGGACGAGGCCTATTCCTACGTCTTCGACGGCCAGCAGGGTGTGCTCGATCAGGCACTGGTGGATGACGAGATGCTGTCCTTCGTGACCGGCATCACCGAGTGGCACATCAACGCCGATGAGCCGGACCTCTTCAACTACGACACCAACTTCAACAACCCGGCCTACGACCTCTCCGGTCCATACGCCGCCTCCGACCATGACCCGGTGATCGTCGGCCTCGATTTCGGCGACGCCATCGTGTGA
- a CDS encoding fumarylacetoacetate hydrolase family protein yields the protein MLTEDQRAKAVASLLESHRTKVQGERPSAMFPEIELEDSYAISSAVAEARVADGRRIVGHKIGLTSKAMQAASKIDEPDFGYLFDDQLLADGAKVPFESFCKPRVEPELTFVLHSPLKGPGVQLIDVLRATEWVIPSIEIIDARVTEPRKIFDTVADNGAGAGIVLGGRPVRPDAIDLRTVGAVFYRNSEIEETGLAAGVLGHPAMAIAWLANKLGPYGTELKPGDYMLSGSFTRPVHAQKGDTLHADFGPLGSVAVQFT from the coding sequence ATGCTGACCGAAGATCAACGCGCCAAGGCCGTCGCATCCCTGCTCGAAAGCCACCGCACCAAGGTGCAGGGCGAGCGGCCCTCGGCCATGTTCCCCGAGATCGAGCTTGAGGACAGCTATGCCATTTCCTCCGCCGTGGCCGAGGCGCGGGTGGCCGATGGCCGCCGGATCGTCGGCCACAAGATCGGCCTGACCTCCAAGGCGATGCAGGCGGCCAGCAAGATCGACGAGCCCGATTTCGGCTACCTCTTCGATGATCAGCTTCTGGCCGATGGCGCCAAGGTGCCTTTCGAGAGCTTCTGCAAACCCCGCGTCGAGCCCGAGCTGACCTTCGTGCTGCACTCCCCCCTCAAGGGCCCCGGCGTGCAGCTGATCGACGTGCTTCGCGCGACCGAATGGGTCATCCCCTCCATCGAGATCATCGACGCCCGGGTGACCGAGCCGCGCAAGATTTTCGACACCGTGGCCGACAACGGCGCAGGCGCGGGCATCGTCCTCGGTGGCCGCCCGGTGCGCCCCGATGCCATCGACCTGCGCACCGTAGGCGCCGTCTTCTACCGCAACTCCGAGATCGAGGAGACCGGCCTCGCCGCAGGCGTGCTCGGCCACCCCGCCATGGCCATCGCGTGGCTGGCCAACAAGCTCGGCCCCTATGGCACCGAGTTGAAGCCGGGCGACTACATGCTCTCGGGCAGCTTCACCCGTCCGGTGCACGCGCAAAAGGGCGATACGCTGCACGCCGATTTCGGCCCGCTCGGCTCGGTGGCGGTGCAGTTCACATAA
- a CDS encoding 2-hydroxymuconic semialdehyde dehydrogenase, translating to MDGGSARRISSFIGGKALPAEGELFEDINPATGEVVALVQAASAAQVDAAVQAARAALRGPWGKMTVDQRAKAMHAIADGIEARSEEFLRAEILDTGKPVSMASHLDIPRGAANFRAFAEVLKHTPGEAFPFVAPDGRDALNYSLRGPRGVIAVICPWNLPLLLMTWKVGPALACGNTVVVKPSEETPATAALLAEVIRDAGIPEGVYNVVQGGGPNAAGQWLTEHPGVDGITFTGETRTGEAIMCAAAKGVRPVSFELGGKNAGVIFADADMEAALEQAARAVFMNGGQVCLQTERLYVQRPVFEEFVAGLKAKAEALVPGNPFDKGTTFGPLIPSDHPAKVLGYYQKAAAGGAEVVTGGGRLEMPGALAGGNWVQPTIWTGLSDDSPVVREEIFGPCVHIAPFDEEEEVMSRANDTPYGLASMLWTQDVSRAHRVAAQLEAGITWVNSWFVRDLRTAFGGMKASGIGREGGVHGLEFYTETRNICVKL from the coding sequence ATGGACGGCGGCAGCGCGCGGCGGATTTCGAGCTTCATCGGGGGCAAGGCCCTGCCGGCGGAGGGAGAGCTCTTCGAGGATATCAACCCGGCGACGGGCGAGGTTGTGGCGCTGGTTCAAGCCGCGAGCGCGGCGCAGGTGGATGCTGCGGTGCAGGCCGCACGGGCGGCGCTGCGCGGGCCGTGGGGCAAGATGACGGTGGATCAACGCGCCAAGGCGATGCACGCGATTGCCGATGGCATCGAGGCGCGGTCGGAGGAGTTCTTGCGGGCCGAGATCCTCGACACGGGCAAGCCGGTGAGCATGGCCTCGCACCTCGATATTCCGCGCGGCGCGGCGAACTTCAGGGCCTTTGCCGAGGTGCTGAAGCACACGCCGGGTGAGGCCTTTCCCTTCGTGGCGCCCGATGGACGGGATGCGTTGAACTATTCCCTGCGCGGCCCGCGCGGGGTGATCGCGGTGATTTGCCCCTGGAACCTGCCGCTGCTGCTGATGACATGGAAGGTTGGCCCGGCCTTGGCCTGCGGCAATACGGTTGTGGTGAAGCCCTCGGAGGAAACCCCGGCCACGGCGGCGCTGCTGGCCGAGGTGATCCGCGATGCGGGCATCCCGGAGGGCGTTTACAACGTGGTGCAGGGCGGTGGGCCAAATGCCGCCGGGCAATGGCTCACCGAGCATCCGGGCGTGGATGGCATCACCTTCACCGGCGAGACGCGCACTGGCGAGGCGATCATGTGTGCGGCGGCCAAGGGCGTGCGGCCGGTGTCGTTCGAATTGGGTGGCAAAAACGCGGGGGTGATCTTTGCCGATGCCGATATGGAGGCCGCGCTGGAGCAGGCGGCGCGGGCGGTATTCATGAATGGCGGACAGGTGTGCCTGCAGACCGAGCGGCTTTACGTGCAGCGGCCCGTGTTCGAGGAGTTTGTGGCGGGGCTGAAGGCGAAGGCCGAGGCGCTGGTGCCGGGTAATCCGTTCGACAAGGGCACCACATTCGGCCCGCTGATCCCCTCGGACCATCCGGCCAAGGTGCTGGGCTACTACCAGAAGGCAGCAGCGGGCGGGGCCGAGGTGGTCACCGGCGGCGGGCGGCTGGAGATGCCGGGCGCGCTGGCGGGCGGCAACTGGGTGCAGCCGACGATCTGGACTGGGCTCAGCGATGACAGCCCGGTGGTGCGCGAGGAGATCTTCGGCCCCTGCGTGCATATCGCGCCCTTCGACGAGGAGGAGGAGGTTATGAGCCGGGCCAATGACACGCCCTATGGCCTTGCCTCCATGCTCTGGACGCAGGATGTGAGCCGCGCCCATCGGGTGGCGGCGCAGCTGGAGGCGGGGATCACATGGGTGAACTCGTGGTTCGTGCGCGACTTGCGCACCGCTTTTGGCGGCATGAAGGCGAGCGGGATCGGCCGCGAGGGCGGGGTTCACGGGTTGGAGTTTTATACAGAAACCCGCAATATCTGTGTGAAACTCTGA
- a CDS encoding VOC family protein — protein MSIIEKLSYVRLAVADLARAAEFAEGIVGLQRVEAEEGVALFRSDFRDHALALVQRAEGDGASASLGLELRDTEALEALAERLSARGLKPWRGSEADCAARRCKAMAGVRLRGGLALEFVVRPLASGWRYHGPRDAGIVGFSSVVIGSTDVEADVALWREALGARVSDWVGEGAYLAIDGAHHRVLLLPSERDGLMEMQFEVEGMDQVMQAGYFLQSRQVPVVSGPGRNPASGALFISFRGPEEMRFGYVAEGAAQDGLARQFPATRAGFCAWGSGSTVPEYGGEP, from the coding sequence ATGAGCATCATTGAGAAACTGTCATACGTCCGGCTTGCCGTGGCCGATCTGGCCCGCGCGGCGGAGTTTGCAGAAGGCATTGTCGGCCTGCAGCGGGTAGAGGCGGAGGAGGGCGTGGCGCTCTTCCGCTCGGACTTTCGCGACCATGCGCTGGCGCTGGTTCAGCGGGCGGAGGGCGATGGCGCCAGCGCCTCACTCGGGCTGGAGCTGCGCGACACGGAAGCGCTGGAGGCGCTGGCGGAACGGCTCTCAGCACGGGGGTTGAAGCCCTGGCGCGGCAGTGAGGCCGACTGCGCCGCGCGGCGCTGCAAGGCGATGGCGGGCGTGCGGCTGCGCGGCGGGCTGGCGCTGGAGTTTGTTGTCCGCCCCCTGGCGAGCGGCTGGCGGTATCACGGGCCGCGCGATGCCGGGATTGTCGGGTTTTCAAGCGTGGTGATTGGCTCGACGGATGTGGAAGCCGACGTGGCGCTCTGGCGCGAGGCGCTGGGCGCGCGGGTGAGCGACTGGGTGGGCGAGGGCGCCTATCTGGCGATCGACGGCGCGCACCATCGCGTGCTTCTGCTGCCATCGGAACGGGACGGGCTGATGGAAATGCAGTTCGAGGTCGAAGGCATGGATCAGGTGATGCAGGCTGGATACTTCCTGCAATCGCGGCAGGTGCCGGTGGTCAGCGGGCCGGGGCGCAACCCGGCATCCGGCGCGCTCTTTATCAGCTTTCGCGGGCCGGAGGAGATGCGCTTTGGCTATGTGGCCGAAGGCGCGGCGCAGGACGGGCTGGCGCGGCAGTTTCCAGCCACGCGGGCCGGGTTTTGCGCCTGGGGCAGCGGCAGCACGGTGCCGGAATACGGGGGGGAGCCATGA